One Equus caballus isolate H_3958 breed thoroughbred chromosome 14, TB-T2T, whole genome shotgun sequence DNA segment encodes these proteins:
- the LOC138917415 gene encoding olfactory receptor 2AE1-like isoform X1, translating to MSSIRHKGTQKGEMWQRNQTSLADFILEGLFDDSLTHLFLFSLTLMVFLIAVSGNTLTTLLICADPPLHTPMYLLLSQLSVMDLMYVFTTVPKMATNYLSGKKSISFAGCVTQHFLYLSVAGAECLLLALMSYDRYVAICHPLHYTVLMNRRVGPMMAVMSWLGSSINSLFHTVSLMHFRFCGPLKSHPFYCEFPAVVKLVRGDITAYETTVCVSSVLLLLLPIFPICTSCIFILHSVTQMHSAGGKRNAFATWSSHLTVVSLWFGAYIFSYMRPRSKRTPLQGEVGSVFYSIITPTLNPLMYTLWNKNVAKALRRVLGRDVIT from the exons ATGTCCAGCATCAGACACAAAG GGACACAGAAAGGGGAGATGTGGCAGAGGAATCAGACCTCTCTGGCAGACTTCATCCTTGAAGGTCTCTTTGATGACTCCCTCacccacctttttcttttctccttgaccCTGATGGTCTTCCTGATTGCAGTGAGTGGCAACACCCTCACCACTCTCCTCATCTGTGCAGATCCCCCGCTTCATACACCCATGTACTTGCTGCTCAGCCAGCTCTCCGTTATGGATCTGATGTATGTCTTCACAACCGTCCCCAAGATGGCTACCAACTACCTATCTGGCAAGAAGTCCATCTCCTTTGCCGGCTGTGTGACCCAGCACTTCCTCTATTTGTCTGTGGCTGGTGCGGAGTGTCTCCTCCTAGCTCtcatgtcctatgaccgctatgttgccATCTGTCATCCACTGCATTACACTGTTCTCATGAACAGAAGGGTGGGACCGATGATGGCTGTCATGTCATGGTTGGGATCATCCATAAACTCCCTATTTCACACAGTGTCCTTGATGCACTTCCGTTTCTGTGGGCCTCTAAAAAGCCACCCTTTCTATTGTGAGTTTCCAGCTGTTGTGAAGTTGGTACGTGGAGACATTACTGCTTATGAGACCACTGTGTGCGTCAGCAgtgtcctgcttctcctcctccccatctttcCAATTTGTACATCCTGCATCTTCATCCTCCATAGTGTCACTCAGATGCATTCAGCTGGGGGTAAGAGAAATGCCTTTGCCACTTGGAGCTCTCACCTCACTGTGGTTTCCCTCTGGTTTGGTGCCTACATATTCTCATATATGAGGCCCAGGTCCAAGCGCACACCATTGCAAGGCGAAGTTGGTTCTGTGTTCTATAGTATCATTACTCCCACACTGAATCCTTTAATGTATACTCTCTGGAATAAGAATGTAGCGAAGGCTCTGAGGAGAGTGCTGGGGAGAGATGTTATCACTTAA
- the LOC138917415 gene encoding olfactory receptor 2AE1-like isoform X2, giving the protein MWQRNQTSLADFILEGLFDDSLTHLFLFSLTLMVFLIAVSGNTLTTLLICADPPLHTPMYLLLSQLSVMDLMYVFTTVPKMATNYLSGKKSISFAGCVTQHFLYLSVAGAECLLLALMSYDRYVAICHPLHYTVLMNRRVGPMMAVMSWLGSSINSLFHTVSLMHFRFCGPLKSHPFYCEFPAVVKLVRGDITAYETTVCVSSVLLLLLPIFPICTSCIFILHSVTQMHSAGGKRNAFATWSSHLTVVSLWFGAYIFSYMRPRSKRTPLQGEVGSVFYSIITPTLNPLMYTLWNKNVAKALRRVLGRDVIT; this is encoded by the coding sequence ATGTGGCAGAGGAATCAGACCTCTCTGGCAGACTTCATCCTTGAAGGTCTCTTTGATGACTCCCTCacccacctttttcttttctccttgaccCTGATGGTCTTCCTGATTGCAGTGAGTGGCAACACCCTCACCACTCTCCTCATCTGTGCAGATCCCCCGCTTCATACACCCATGTACTTGCTGCTCAGCCAGCTCTCCGTTATGGATCTGATGTATGTCTTCACAACCGTCCCCAAGATGGCTACCAACTACCTATCTGGCAAGAAGTCCATCTCCTTTGCCGGCTGTGTGACCCAGCACTTCCTCTATTTGTCTGTGGCTGGTGCGGAGTGTCTCCTCCTAGCTCtcatgtcctatgaccgctatgttgccATCTGTCATCCACTGCATTACACTGTTCTCATGAACAGAAGGGTGGGACCGATGATGGCTGTCATGTCATGGTTGGGATCATCCATAAACTCCCTATTTCACACAGTGTCCTTGATGCACTTCCGTTTCTGTGGGCCTCTAAAAAGCCACCCTTTCTATTGTGAGTTTCCAGCTGTTGTGAAGTTGGTACGTGGAGACATTACTGCTTATGAGACCACTGTGTGCGTCAGCAgtgtcctgcttctcctcctccccatctttcCAATTTGTACATCCTGCATCTTCATCCTCCATAGTGTCACTCAGATGCATTCAGCTGGGGGTAAGAGAAATGCCTTTGCCACTTGGAGCTCTCACCTCACTGTGGTTTCCCTCTGGTTTGGTGCCTACATATTCTCATATATGAGGCCCAGGTCCAAGCGCACACCATTGCAAGGCGAAGTTGGTTCTGTGTTCTATAGTATCATTACTCCCACACTGAATCCTTTAATGTATACTCTCTGGAATAAGAATGTAGCGAAGGCTCTGAGGAGAGTGCTGGGGAGAGATGTTATCACTTAA